In Candidatus Nanoarchaeia archaeon, a genomic segment contains:
- a CDS encoding Lrp/AsnC family transcriptional regulator, with protein sequence MHPPSPDDKDHRIIEILRGNSRASIRDIASQTHIRPSTVHQRLQRLIKEKVIEQFTLKLNNAQVGEGFIAFVLIAASKHLPNAFLQRKEIKEVFGVTGEYDLLLKVKFKNVESFNDFIISFRNQPGITKTLTMIATTNIKEQL encoded by the coding sequence ATGCATCCCCCCTCCCCAGATGACAAAGACCACAGGATTATTGAGATTCTCCGAGGTAATAGCAGAGCTTCGATCCGCGACATCGCATCTCAGACTCATATCCGGCCATCCACAGTTCACCAGCGCCTCCAGCGGCTGATCAAGGAAAAGGTGATTGAGCAATTCACGCTCAAGCTCAATAATGCGCAGGTTGGAGAAGGCTTTATCGCTTTTGTTCTTATTGCTGCTTCAAAACACCTCCCAAATGCCTTCCTCCAGAGAAAAGAGATTAAGGAGGTATTTGGTGTCACCGGAGAATATGACCTGCTCTTGAAGGTCAAGTTCAAAAATGTTGAAAGCTTCAACGACTTTATAATCTCCTTCAGAAACCAGCCAGGCATTACCAAGACATTGACGATGATAGCAACCACCAATATCAAAGAGCAGCTCTAA
- the ahcY gene encoding adenosylhomocysteinase yields the protein MDSGKNFEVKDLQLAEQGRKNIEWAESQMGALMRVKERFQREKPLSGMRIGMALHPTKETAVLVRTLLAGGADVALCACNPLSTQDDVAAALAKEGVKIWAYKGETKEDYYRYLTQVIKTKPNYTLDDGCDLVTEIHTKYPELVKEIVAGAEETTTGIIRLKAMEKGGILKYPMLAVNDLKTKHLFDNFLGTGQSTIDGILRATSILIAGRTFVVAGYGPCGKGVARRAQGMGANVIVVEVDAVRALQAVHDGCRVMPIAEAAKEGEVFVTVTGNKHIIRAEHIEAMKDGAILANSGHFDLEIDVKGLEGISKGKERIRPQLDRYTLKNGKNLYLIGEGRLCNLAAAEGHPSVVMAQSFCGQALAAEYAAKNKGKLAAKVIKLPDEIDTTIAELQLSALGVSFDQLTEEQKVYLSSWQEGT from the coding sequence ATGGATTCAGGCAAGAATTTTGAGGTCAAGGATTTGCAATTGGCGGAGCAGGGCAGGAAGAACATCGAATGGGCGGAGTCCCAGATGGGCGCCTTGATGAGGGTGAAGGAGAGGTTCCAGAGGGAGAAGCCATTATCCGGGATGAGGATTGGGATGGCATTGCACCCAACAAAAGAGACTGCTGTGCTTGTGCGGACTTTGCTGGCTGGAGGAGCTGATGTTGCTTTGTGCGCATGCAATCCTTTGTCAACTCAGGATGATGTTGCTGCGGCATTGGCAAAAGAGGGTGTGAAGATCTGGGCATACAAGGGAGAGACAAAAGAGGATTACTACAGATATCTTACTCAGGTGATCAAGACCAAGCCAAATTATACATTGGATGACGGTTGCGACCTTGTTACTGAGATCCATACAAAGTATCCTGAATTGGTTAAAGAGATTGTTGCAGGAGCTGAGGAGACCACGACAGGGATCATACGGCTGAAGGCGATGGAGAAGGGAGGTATATTGAAATATCCCATGCTGGCTGTGAATGATCTTAAGACAAAACATCTTTTTGATAATTTTTTGGGAACCGGACAATCAACAATTGATGGCATTCTTCGGGCAACAAGCATATTGATAGCGGGCAGGACTTTTGTTGTGGCAGGATACGGCCCTTGCGGCAAGGGGGTTGCAAGAAGGGCCCAGGGCATGGGCGCCAATGTTATTGTTGTTGAGGTGGATGCTGTCAGGGCGTTGCAGGCAGTCCATGATGGGTGCAGGGTAATGCCTATCGCTGAGGCTGCAAAAGAGGGAGAGGTCTTTGTAACAGTCACCGGGAATAAGCACATCATACGAGCTGAGCATATCGAAGCTATGAAGGACGGGGCCATACTTGCAAATTCAGGCCATTTTGACCTTGAGATTGATGTAAAGGGGCTGGAGGGGATCTCTAAAGGAAAAGAGAGGATACGGCCCCAATTGGACAGATATACGCTGAAAAACGGAAAGAATCTGTATCTTATTGGAGAAGGGAGGTTATGCAATCTGGCAGCTGCCGAGGGCCATCCTTCTGTTGTTATGGCGCAGAGCTTCTGTGGACAAGCGCTTGCAGCTGAATATGCGGCAAAGAACAAGGGAAAACTTGCTGCCAAGGTTATCAAGCTGCCTGACGAGATTGATACCACGATTGCAGAACTTCAGCTTTCTGCATTAGGCGTTTCGTTTGATCAGCTTACAGAAGAGCAGAAAGTGTATTTATCAAGTTGGCAGGAAGGGACTTGA